A single region of the Brassica rapa cultivar Chiifu-401-42 chromosome A03, CAAS_Brap_v3.01, whole genome shotgun sequence genome encodes:
- the LOC103857069 gene encoding uncharacterized protein LOC103857069 has protein sequence MGYVLRVRMASFFAGAATASFIGLSVLYKDYKVAHESISQQAKAFHDSLDRRISALESLRQTEAPQLPETTTD, from the exons atggggtACGTGTTGAGGGTGAGAATGGCATCTTTCTTCGCCGGAGCTGCGACTGCGTCTTTCATAGGCCTCTCTGTTCTCTATAAGGATTACAAAGTCGCTCACGAATCCATTTCTCAGCAG GCAAAGGCTTTTCATGACTCTCTGGATAGAAGGATCTCTGCTCTTGAAAGCTTGAGACAAACTGAAGCTCCTCAGCTTCCCGAGACAACAACTGATTAG
- the LOC103857070 gene encoding cingulin isoform X1: protein MENETRSGSLQNSSSSRKEWRAVSDSHNFGNATDYVNGREAAGGDLDYYSITVDDGEVLEQIRALSRQQGELQQQEVELRARVLAMEIQRSFESRSAEYENAAARMQEQLRENDRSIREMERKLEEKERELHAVKLDNEAAWEKEGLLREQNKELATLRRERDHSEAEMSQSLHKISELQEHVQEKERQFAELQEQNRIAQETIMYKDEQLREAQGWIARAQEMDALQSSTNHSLQAELRERTEQYNQLWLGCQRQFAEMERLHLHTVQQLQHELANVKGGGSKTNPNGASQIIQNSGNQIKNIQAGQVNPLHSFAMHQQELLQPRGPPPHVPESVLLQQKAVPASAEMPRQNYVHPSQVVHGLVSSDEKSEHQVPTNGQSLDQGYLDVQTSHGAQFGPTTPSSSVNEQVVESGNGSNASENNFQDISSQFRDALRLDSVAINQKPEEINGQVSPGEPNGVARETLVSFGKTERNLESALLDERSLLACIVRTIPAGGRIRISSTLPNRLGKMLAPLHWHDYRKKYGKLEDFVASHLELFMIEDDYIQVREGAQKMVAGSASAAAGKVAVSSSPSSMYVAMTPMAQSQGLKKNVQRGRQSSDYMAPQQRKL from the exons ATGGAGAACGAGACTCGTAGCGGGTCTCTTCAGAACTCTTCGTCCTCTAGGAAAGAGTGGCGCGCCGTTTCCGATTCTCACAACTTCGGAAACGCCACTGATTACGTG AATGGAAGAGAGGCTGCTGGTGGTGATTTGGATTACTACTCAATCACGGTGGATGATGGTGAAGTCTTGGAGCAGATTCGTGCCCTTTCTAGACAACAAGGGGAGCTTCAGCAGCAGGAGGTTGAGCTCCGAGCTCGTGTGTTGGCTATGGAGATCCAGAGGAGCTTTGAGTCTCGTTCTGCTGAGTATGAGAATGCTGCTGCTAGGATGCAG GAGCAACTTCGTGAGAATGATAGGTCTATTCGGGAGATGGAGAGGAAGCTAGAGGAGAAAGAAAGGGAGCTTCATGCTGTTAAGCTTGATAATGAAGCG GCATGGGAGAAAGAGGGGCTACTAAGAGAACAAAACAAAGAACTTGCTACGCTCAG AAGGGAGCGTGATCACTCTGAAGCTGAGATGTCCCAAAGTTTACACAAAATATCTGAACTTCAGGAGCATGTTCAAGAGAAGGAGAGACAGTTCGCTGAATTGCAGGAACAG AATAGGATTGCTCAAGAAACAATCATGTACAAGGATGAGCAACTGAGAGAAGCGCAAGGCTGGATTGCGCGTGCTCAAGAGATGGATGCTTTACAATCATCTACAAATCACTCCTTGCAGGCTGAGTTGAGAGAACGTACTGAGCAGTATAACCAGCTCTGGCTTGGTTGCCAAAGACAG TTTGCGGAGATGGAGAGATTGCATTTGCATACAGTGCAACAGCTTCAGCATGAGCTTGCCAATGTAAAAGGAGGTGGCTCTAAAACAAACCCCAACGGTGCCTCCCAGATTATCCAAAACAGTGGGAACCAAATCAAG AACATTCAAGCGGGTCAGGTGAACCCTCTGCATTCGTTTGCCATGCATCAACAAGAGCTTCTTCAACCTCGGGGACCTCCACCTCATGTTCCAGAATCAGTGTTACTGCAGCAAAAG GCTGTACCAGCTAGTGCAGAGATGCCTAGGCAGAATTATGTGCATCCATCTCAAGTTGTACATGGCTTAGTAAGTTCTGATGAGAAGAGTGAACACCAAGTGCCTACCAATGGACAGTCCCTTGATCAAGGGTATCTCGATGTTCAAACTAGCCACGGAGCACAATTCGGACCAACCACACCATCATCCTCTGTGAATGAACAG GTGGTGGAATCTGGAAATGGATCCAATGCGTCAGAGAATAACTTTCAGGATATTTCTTCGCAGTTCCGTGATGCGCTAAGGCTAGATTCCGTTGCCATCAATCAGAAACCTGAG GAGATTAATGGTCAGGTTTCTCCTGGTGAGCCAAATGGTGTTGCGCGTGAAACTCTAGTCTCATTTGGTAAAACTGAGAGGAACTTGGAGAGTGCTCTTCTAGATGAAAGGTCGCTTTTGGCTTGCATCGTTCGCACTATACCAGCTGGTGGAAGAATCAGAATCAGTTCAACG CTTCCCAATCGTTTGGGCAAAATGCTAGCTCCTCTACACTGGCATGATTACAGGAAGAAGTACGGGAAGCTGGAAGATTTTGTTGCTAGCCATCTCGAG TTATTCATGATAGAGGACGACTACATTCAAGTGAGGGAAGGTGCGCAGAAAATGGTAGCAGGTTCAGCTTCAGCAGCAGCAGGCAAAGTCGCAGTTTCATCATCTCCAAGCTCCATGTATGTGGCTATGACTCCTATGGCTCAATCTCAGGGGTTAAAGAAGAATGTCCAAAGAGGAAGACAGAGCTCTGATTACATGGCGCCGCAACAGAGGAAGCTCTGA
- the LOC103857070 gene encoding uncharacterized protein LOC103857070 isoform X2: protein MENETRSGSLQNSSSSRKEWRAVSDSHNFGNATDYVNGREAAGGDLDYYSITVDDGEVLEQIRALSRQQGELQQQEVELRARVLAMEIQRSFESRSAEYENAAARMQEQLRENDRSIREMERKLEEKERELHAVKLDNEAAWEKEGLLREQNKELATLRRERDHSEAEMSQSLHKISELQEHVQEKERQFAELQEQNRIAQETIMYKDEQLREAQGWIARAQEMDALQSSTNHSLQAELRERTEQYNQLWLGCQRQFAEMERLHLHTVQQLQHELANVKGGGSKTNPNGASQIIQNSGNQIKNIQAGQVNPLHSFAMHQQELLQPRGPPPHVPESVLLQQKAVPASAEMPRQNYVHPSQVVHGLVSSDEKSEHQVPTNGQSLDQGYLDVQTSHGAQFGPTTPSSSVNEQVVESGNGSNASENNFQDISSQFRDALRLDSVAINQKPEVSPGEPNGVARETLVSFGKTERNLESALLDERSLLACIVRTIPAGGRIRISSTLPNRLGKMLAPLHWHDYRKKYGKLEDFVASHLELFMIEDDYIQVREGAQKMVAGSASAAAGKVAVSSSPSSMYVAMTPMAQSQGLKKNVQRGRQSSDYMAPQQRKL, encoded by the exons ATGGAGAACGAGACTCGTAGCGGGTCTCTTCAGAACTCTTCGTCCTCTAGGAAAGAGTGGCGCGCCGTTTCCGATTCTCACAACTTCGGAAACGCCACTGATTACGTG AATGGAAGAGAGGCTGCTGGTGGTGATTTGGATTACTACTCAATCACGGTGGATGATGGTGAAGTCTTGGAGCAGATTCGTGCCCTTTCTAGACAACAAGGGGAGCTTCAGCAGCAGGAGGTTGAGCTCCGAGCTCGTGTGTTGGCTATGGAGATCCAGAGGAGCTTTGAGTCTCGTTCTGCTGAGTATGAGAATGCTGCTGCTAGGATGCAG GAGCAACTTCGTGAGAATGATAGGTCTATTCGGGAGATGGAGAGGAAGCTAGAGGAGAAAGAAAGGGAGCTTCATGCTGTTAAGCTTGATAATGAAGCG GCATGGGAGAAAGAGGGGCTACTAAGAGAACAAAACAAAGAACTTGCTACGCTCAG AAGGGAGCGTGATCACTCTGAAGCTGAGATGTCCCAAAGTTTACACAAAATATCTGAACTTCAGGAGCATGTTCAAGAGAAGGAGAGACAGTTCGCTGAATTGCAGGAACAG AATAGGATTGCTCAAGAAACAATCATGTACAAGGATGAGCAACTGAGAGAAGCGCAAGGCTGGATTGCGCGTGCTCAAGAGATGGATGCTTTACAATCATCTACAAATCACTCCTTGCAGGCTGAGTTGAGAGAACGTACTGAGCAGTATAACCAGCTCTGGCTTGGTTGCCAAAGACAG TTTGCGGAGATGGAGAGATTGCATTTGCATACAGTGCAACAGCTTCAGCATGAGCTTGCCAATGTAAAAGGAGGTGGCTCTAAAACAAACCCCAACGGTGCCTCCCAGATTATCCAAAACAGTGGGAACCAAATCAAG AACATTCAAGCGGGTCAGGTGAACCCTCTGCATTCGTTTGCCATGCATCAACAAGAGCTTCTTCAACCTCGGGGACCTCCACCTCATGTTCCAGAATCAGTGTTACTGCAGCAAAAG GCTGTACCAGCTAGTGCAGAGATGCCTAGGCAGAATTATGTGCATCCATCTCAAGTTGTACATGGCTTAGTAAGTTCTGATGAGAAGAGTGAACACCAAGTGCCTACCAATGGACAGTCCCTTGATCAAGGGTATCTCGATGTTCAAACTAGCCACGGAGCACAATTCGGACCAACCACACCATCATCCTCTGTGAATGAACAG GTGGTGGAATCTGGAAATGGATCCAATGCGTCAGAGAATAACTTTCAGGATATTTCTTCGCAGTTCCGTGATGCGCTAAGGCTAGATTCCGTTGCCATCAATCAGAAACCTGAG GTTTCTCCTGGTGAGCCAAATGGTGTTGCGCGTGAAACTCTAGTCTCATTTGGTAAAACTGAGAGGAACTTGGAGAGTGCTCTTCTAGATGAAAGGTCGCTTTTGGCTTGCATCGTTCGCACTATACCAGCTGGTGGAAGAATCAGAATCAGTTCAACG CTTCCCAATCGTTTGGGCAAAATGCTAGCTCCTCTACACTGGCATGATTACAGGAAGAAGTACGGGAAGCTGGAAGATTTTGTTGCTAGCCATCTCGAG TTATTCATGATAGAGGACGACTACATTCAAGTGAGGGAAGGTGCGCAGAAAATGGTAGCAGGTTCAGCTTCAGCAGCAGCAGGCAAAGTCGCAGTTTCATCATCTCCAAGCTCCATGTATGTGGCTATGACTCCTATGGCTCAATCTCAGGGGTTAAAGAAGAATGTCCAAAGAGGAAGACAGAGCTCTGATTACATGGCGCCGCAACAGAGGAAGCTCTGA